The following are from one region of the Amycolatopsis sp. QT-25 genome:
- a CDS encoding TNT domain-containing protein, whose translation MEQLTSEQRHGLLIEIGKLVRAGVTDAARPAAADFRQAGEHTELEGHNVVPAAELNELFGRLRTGMYITGRGTWLQSRFTLKPDGTFDFDFTLDDEPAWSRTPPASAYPDELAAFPREDEHVPDWWRLRAQLPLRVEFRHARIVDAYTEGEPPVVDRPELDESEAPLVAQYLEREPAILSGSGLGKDIFAPEADGDVPESYHTDGTWIWHASVPHYLRKYGIPPEPELVGHIRGQRFQPPYVEHLVRRTAEADLLGKPRPKPGRSDVKKTEGDIAAELETSPNPALTDEELLVVLVSRLGEHGVWPEAYRIGDRADGAWCLNFTEKGWEVAAYSGGVPVSPKYFDKLDDAAHQLLGALLLHPARMTAGHETPLETAKELADWPVQAATGEPPLTLLRNKRVSRMVAGTVVLRFGEETGNLVHHGGVRFATTSLPLERERVGGTYRLRRPLHVIIGVTVPWANMPGGAVAYVLPRTIAEHVSDGSLERIE comes from the coding sequence GTGGAACAACTGACTTCGGAACAACGACACGGCCTGCTGATCGAGATCGGCAAGCTCGTCCGGGCGGGCGTCACCGACGCGGCGCGTCCGGCGGCGGCCGATTTCCGGCAGGCCGGGGAACACACCGAACTCGAGGGCCACAACGTCGTGCCCGCAGCCGAGCTGAACGAGCTGTTCGGCAGGCTTCGCACCGGCATGTACATCACCGGCCGCGGGACCTGGCTCCAGTCGCGGTTCACGCTCAAGCCCGACGGCACCTTCGACTTCGACTTCACCCTCGACGACGAACCGGCGTGGTCCAGGACCCCGCCCGCTTCGGCGTATCCGGACGAGCTGGCCGCGTTCCCCCGCGAGGACGAGCACGTCCCCGATTGGTGGCGGCTGCGCGCACAGCTGCCGTTGCGCGTCGAGTTCCGGCACGCCCGCATCGTCGACGCGTACACCGAGGGCGAGCCACCGGTGGTGGACAGACCGGAGCTCGACGAATCCGAGGCGCCGCTGGTCGCGCAGTACCTCGAGCGTGAACCGGCGATCCTCTCCGGCAGCGGTCTCGGCAAGGACATCTTCGCTCCGGAAGCCGACGGCGACGTCCCGGAGAGCTACCACACCGACGGCACCTGGATCTGGCACGCGTCCGTGCCGCACTACCTGCGGAAGTACGGGATCCCGCCGGAGCCCGAGCTGGTCGGGCACATTCGCGGCCAGCGGTTCCAGCCGCCGTACGTCGAGCACCTCGTGCGGCGGACCGCGGAAGCGGATCTGCTCGGCAAGCCGAGGCCGAAACCGGGCCGCTCCGACGTCAAGAAGACCGAAGGCGACATCGCCGCGGAGCTGGAGACGTCGCCGAATCCGGCCCTGACCGACGAAGAACTGCTGGTCGTGCTGGTCAGCAGGCTCGGTGAGCACGGCGTCTGGCCGGAGGCGTACCGCATCGGCGACCGCGCGGACGGCGCCTGGTGCCTCAATTTCACCGAGAAGGGCTGGGAGGTCGCGGCCTACTCGGGCGGCGTCCCGGTCTCGCCGAAGTACTTCGACAAGCTCGACGACGCGGCCCACCAGCTTCTCGGTGCCCTGCTGCTGCATCCGGCGAGGATGACCGCCGGACACGAGACACCTCTCGAGACGGCGAAGGAACTCGCCGATTGGCCGGTGCAGGCGGCCACGGGTGAGCCTCCGCTCACCTTGCTCCGCAACAAGCGCGTCAGCCGGATGGTCGCCGGTACGGTCGTACTGCGGTTCGGCGAGGAAACCGGCAATCTGGTTCACCACGGAGGGGTACGGTTCGCCACGACGTCCCTGCCGCTGGAACGGGAGCGCGTCGGTGGGACCTACCGGTTGCGACGCCCGCTCCACGTGATCATCGGTGTCACCGTCCCTTGGGCGAACATGCCCGGCGGGGCGGTGGCCTACGTGCTCCCGAGGACCATCGCCGAGCACGTGTCCGACGGCAGCCTGGAGAGGATCGAGTAG
- a CDS encoding ADP-ribosylglycohydrolase family protein, whose amino-acid sequence MESAEAVAKVEEWLRAVHGPDVSEPGGAGLRVNHEKVLRVPEGWSVPYNTIAFLDEGHAEKEIFPPPSVIVREPDGELRQAHPQPGGLSVPVAFPGQEAWREVVDPEYAKAGLGDLGVPPAVVAGWVQVTADGVQTGRERENPEYKAGPIRRGYPKPENRLETLLSFASVGWLTREQLLIGLLRCEVYVPLDLASGKTERFYFNEERAELRVFSSTRNLPSREHGYWKVDIATLAGYESPPNLVINGGPATFEDVSGAELAETASRFPRRGPGVDVNERCPEADPKLETLAAETAAKMGLPEPVKPPLAAAERARRRGFELTVEECQKTVLGQSWLARLKQPEPPHGRPNDLRANGLAPGYDNDGQLQPRLDTFGKYFERDRSSSRYGWQRVTGAYVGFALGEALGAAVDRMRLDEIHSTYGPDGVTDLPVAFDLPGRIGPLTQRLLFYTEAVIRSPHREQPENLSAEQALGTVARNSLMRWLHTQGAPLDNADGWLVKVPELRVRRTPDDAELNAYHALATVSPTAMPMSGPDALVTALPAAMTAAGPGTALSGGVRQAVRDLVSVTHPGEVDVEAATYLTWLFEPALTSEAFSYPVWNISREIFSDRNPHQRGPVWADLKAMVAESVPFFGKHGLPDLRVPELIGDGKGTLSVLGRAFAALSGFENYPEQALLRAVNHSGRSAITGAVAGALLGARTGIPGLPQKWVDQLELRHLVENIATDAFWHFDRHSALHEVDGWAQRYPRW is encoded by the coding sequence GTGGAATCGGCGGAAGCGGTAGCCAAGGTCGAAGAGTGGCTGCGCGCGGTCCACGGCCCGGACGTGTCCGAACCGGGCGGCGCCGGCCTGCGCGTGAACCACGAGAAGGTCCTGCGCGTCCCCGAGGGCTGGTCGGTCCCCTACAACACGATCGCCTTCCTCGACGAGGGTCATGCCGAGAAGGAGATCTTCCCGCCGCCGTCGGTGATCGTCCGCGAACCGGACGGCGAACTGCGCCAGGCGCATCCGCAGCCCGGCGGGCTCAGCGTCCCGGTGGCGTTCCCCGGCCAGGAGGCGTGGCGCGAGGTCGTCGACCCCGAGTACGCCAAGGCCGGACTCGGTGACCTCGGGGTTCCGCCCGCGGTCGTCGCCGGCTGGGTGCAGGTCACCGCGGACGGCGTCCAGACCGGACGGGAGCGGGAGAACCCCGAGTACAAGGCCGGGCCGATCCGCCGCGGCTACCCGAAGCCGGAGAACCGGCTCGAAACGCTGCTGTCGTTCGCCAGCGTCGGCTGGCTGACCAGGGAGCAGCTGCTCATCGGGCTGCTGCGCTGTGAGGTCTACGTCCCGCTCGACCTGGCGTCGGGGAAGACGGAGCGGTTCTACTTCAACGAGGAACGCGCCGAACTCCGGGTGTTCAGCTCGACCAGGAACCTCCCCTCCCGAGAACACGGGTACTGGAAGGTCGACATCGCCACCCTCGCCGGGTACGAAAGCCCGCCGAACCTCGTGATCAACGGTGGCCCGGCGACGTTCGAGGACGTCAGCGGCGCCGAACTCGCCGAGACCGCGTCGCGATTCCCGCGCCGGGGCCCTGGCGTCGACGTCAACGAGCGCTGCCCGGAAGCGGATCCGAAACTGGAGACGCTCGCCGCCGAGACCGCCGCGAAGATGGGTCTGCCCGAACCGGTGAAGCCGCCGCTGGCCGCCGCCGAACGGGCCCGCCGCCGCGGGTTCGAACTGACCGTCGAGGAATGCCAGAAGACCGTCCTCGGCCAGTCGTGGCTGGCACGGCTCAAGCAGCCGGAGCCGCCGCACGGCCGCCCGAACGACCTGCGGGCGAACGGGCTGGCGCCGGGTTACGACAACGACGGGCAGCTCCAGCCGCGTCTGGACACCTTCGGCAAGTACTTCGAACGAGACCGCTCCAGCTCCCGCTACGGCTGGCAGCGCGTCACGGGCGCGTACGTGGGCTTCGCGCTCGGCGAGGCACTCGGAGCGGCAGTCGACCGGATGCGGCTCGACGAGATCCACAGCACCTACGGCCCGGACGGCGTCACCGATCTGCCGGTCGCGTTCGACCTGCCCGGCCGGATCGGGCCGCTCACCCAGCGGCTGCTGTTCTACACCGAAGCCGTCATCCGCAGCCCGCATCGGGAGCAGCCGGAGAACCTTTCCGCCGAACAGGCGCTCGGGACGGTCGCCCGCAACTCGCTGATGCGCTGGCTGCACACCCAGGGCGCGCCGTTGGACAACGCCGACGGCTGGTTGGTGAAGGTGCCGGAACTGCGTGTCCGCCGCACCCCCGACGACGCCGAACTGAACGCCTATCACGCGCTGGCGACCGTGTCCCCGACGGCGATGCCGATGAGCGGGCCGGACGCGCTGGTCACGGCCCTGCCCGCGGCGATGACCGCGGCGGGACCGGGGACCGCCCTGAGCGGCGGTGTCCGGCAGGCGGTCCGCGACCTCGTTTCGGTCACTCATCCGGGGGAGGTCGACGTCGAAGCGGCGACCTACCTGACCTGGCTGTTCGAACCCGCGCTGACCTCGGAGGCGTTCAGCTATCCGGTCTGGAACATCTCCCGTGAGATCTTCAGCGACCGGAATCCGCACCAGCGGGGGCCGGTCTGGGCGGATCTGAAGGCGATGGTCGCGGAATCGGTGCCGTTCTTCGGCAAGCACGGCCTGCCCGATCTGCGGGTCCCCGAGCTGATCGGCGACGGCAAGGGCACGCTTTCGGTGCTGGGACGCGCGTTCGCGGCACTGTCCGGCTTCGAGAACTACCCGGAGCAGGCGTTGCTGCGTGCGGTCAACCACTCGGGCCGCAGCGCGATCACCGGCGCCGTCGCCGGTGCGCTGCTCGGCGCCCGCACCGGCATCCCCGGGCTGCCGCAGAAGTGGGTCGATCAGCTGGAACTGCGCCACCTGGTGGAGAACATCGCCACCGACGCGTTCTGGCACTTCGACCGCCATTCGGCGCTGCACGAGGTCGACGGCTGGGCCCAGCGGTATCCACGCTGGTGA